TTCTCTAAActgccttttttgttgttgccccCAAGCCGCTCTGTATTGTTGGCTCGATTTAAAAGTCAAAAGTTTTCCAAGCAAACCCACGATCAAAGTGTGCCTCCATGCTCATCTGGGATGGCTCCCATCAGCTCATACTTGTGTATTCCCTCAGAGCCATATGGCCTGGTAGCTAAATATGTATGTCAATGGAGCAAAAGAAGAATCTTGGGGGCGAGGGCGGGGGGGGTCTTTTTATAGGACAGCCTAGATTCCTTGGCAGCCAACATGCGTATTGGACTCCTGCTTTTGGCCATAGCGTTTCTCACAAGATAGTGTTACTGGTAGTGTGATCTCCTTATGTTCCTGTACTTTCCTACAGAAGCAGGCAGGCTATTTATGCAGCCATATTAGGAAGAATCATTTCAGCTGCGATAGcagaaaaatgttttatgtgatTGACTCTGAACAGATTAGCAGTAGAAAACAGGATCATTTCATGCTACTTGGTACTGAAATGTTATAATGTTGGCCTTCCTAAAGAGTTCCCGCCTCCTGCGCTCATCCAGAGATTACAGCAACATCGACAGCCACAACAGCAGCTGGAAGATGCCAACCTCTGTCGTAGCGCCCACTCGACCTTACGAGCATCTGTGGACAGAATTTTCAATCAGCAGCAGGACTAAACTGGTACTAAGGCTGTGATGAGATGTCTTGGCTGATGAATTCTGTCTGaaataaaaaccttttttcattcTTACTCTTTTTGCCCAGGCTGATTCTGATGAGAGGTTAGGTCGGTCCAGTCTGTTGACTTCCATTGATGATGGGGATTCTAAACGAGCCAAATTGGCGTACAGCAACAGAGGACTGTACTCAAGAGCGACTACTACGTCCCTTACAGGGTCCACCTACAACAGTAATGGACATAACAATAGAGGTACTCAAATAGGTTCTCAAATACTAATGTAGCCATGCCTTCCTGGCTACACACCCCAaattatcttttattattattattattacaatgtcACTGTCTGTCCTCTTCTAGCTACCAATAAGGAAAAACAAAGTGATCCTTTGGAGTCGTCATGGAGCTCCAGCTGTTTCCTCTCGCGGTCTTCCACCTCCTGTTCAAAGCCACTGTTGTCCAGCAGAGATGCCGAGACACACAATGATCCAAGTCTGTCTGGACAGCGAGAAAGGAGGACGAGGATCTCTGAGTTGACATCTTCATTGTGTAAGGCGTTCTTTGTAGACACACAGATGACATGTTCTATAAAGGTTGCTATGGCACAAACTTGTTCTCGTCTTCCCTGCTCACAGATCAGACAGATCGTGTGACCTCCACGTACGCCCAAGGTGCTCGACCCAAAGACACCGCCTACTCCTCCCTTTCTACCGGACGGGAAAGTTCCCCAGGTCATCATGTGTCGTCCTCCACTGCGAATCGCTTTTCTTTGGCCCGCGACTTAAACAACAGACCTTCTTCTCGTGTTTTGACTGGCTCGTCCAGCCGTCCTTCATCTCAAGAACACGCCGAccactcctcttcctcctcctcctcctggtacAGCACCCCGCCGGCTAGACCAGAGGTTCTGCTCCCCCTGAGACCCGGCCTTACAGGTGCAGAACCACAAGGGCGGTCCTCCACTCGCCAGCTTTTGTCCCGCCTCTTCTCACGCAGCTCCAGCCAGGACTCCTCGAGCAGCTCGTCGACCCTCGATGATGACAGTCTGTCCTTGGAAAGTGACGAGGGCTCCAGGATGACTGCAGTGGAGTCCGACTCTAGAAGATGGCAGTCCAACACATCCAGCAGCAATCACCGCAGAGCAGACCTTGCTCCCATCCGGGAAAACAAAGACTGCGACATGTGCGCTGCCAGAATGCCATCACCGGGAGAACCTGATGAGGGCAGTGCTGCAGCCAGCGGCAACTACTCCTGGCTTTCCTCTTCCCTGCGGAGCCGCTGTCCTCCTCTTCTCTGTCGTCTGCGAAGGCACGCTCGTGATAAGAGCGCCTCCTCACCTGCCAGCTTGGAGGAAGACCTTAGTCGTCCTCAACACCTGCTGAGAAGATGGGACGACGTTGAGCTGAGAGCATCGCAGGACAGCAACAActacgaggaagaggaggaggaagagtatGACGATGACGAGGATGAAGAAGAGCAAGGTGCAGTTGGTTTAGATTTCTTTGGGAGCGCCTGTCCTCGCCGGCAAGAGGAGGACAAGGCACCCGAAGTGGAGGACGATTCCGTTGGCTGGTCACAGCTCCGCAGGGTGCCTCCATTTCAGAACACCAGCAGCACTCCTCAAGGTGGCACTGAGAGGCCACTGGATGGCCTCACGTCTCCtcgcaccaccaccaccagcaccatCACCAGCAGCAAGCAAGAGAAGCTCCGGATTATTAAGGAAAGGTAAATGACTTTTTGTCAAAAGCAAGGCTGGTACTTTTCAGAAAAGTCATacacttccttcttcttctcttctagGCTACTGCTGGAGGATTCAGACGAGGACGAAGGAGATCTGTGCCGAATCTGCCAGATGAGGGAGGAGTCTGCATCCAACCCCTTGATCCAACCTTGCAGATGCACAGGAAGTCTGCAGTACGTCCACCAGGAATGCATCAAGAGGTGGCTTTGCTCCAAAATCGGCTCTGGTATGtataaccctcctcttgtgtttcacattttaatgcataaaaagaatcatatGACATTTGtatattgcatcaaggctttttgactttgtctggaaactctatttcaacaaaataacaccaaaaaaataatttgtactaAATTTCAAAATGGTctagttgaaattatgactactgtattgttagggtcgctttcgacccggttataatattactataaagcaatattttgagccacaactgaaatcataagtgcacaattagccaacacaacacaatagattctcattttgaccgcttttttagtataccagcagaaaaacaatgtccagacatgtgaggtgaattcactcttttgattggctgatttcacatttacaatttggatcatggaaagaatggcaagaagtacaatGAACCAAGattctggacctgttctgctttttgatttcagtttatactaaagttctgttgctaaaaacaataactttttctaccttttcttgacattaatatatatggatCAAAATTGACCCAAACACCATAGAtatttctttagtgattaatattaaaatgaccaaataaataaaacaaattgatttaagagatatgttctatagccctcagtaatagccaggtaacaaaagaaccttcaatttattcatatgattcttttgaggttcatttgaccatttttggaaattgaaatcgaggggtatagtgacaaaaaaaaggcctacatgcccacaccaaaagtattaaaaccaacattttcatagaTGAGGAaacctaagaaggtaaccaagacatgagaagcaaatttgatggtaacttattgttttttgtgtattttatagctgatttaatacatgggtcaaaaccgacattaacataagagatgataccagaaagctaacacaagaggaagaatAAACATGTCGTTAGCAGTAATTGCTTTGGAGTTCTTCATGTTCTTCACGTTCTTGTCGGTTTCAGGCACAGACTTGGAGGCCATCACAAACTGCGAACTCTGCAAGGATAAGTTGCGCTTGAACATCGACAACTTCGACATCCAGCAGCTGTACAGGACACACGTGCAGGTTAGTCGCTCTCCCGTCTCTTAGCAAAAAAGCGCGGGCGCCTGTATGGACGTTGAAGTGTCTCTGTGCTGGATTGGACCGTGCTGAGACGTCTCGTCTCACTCCACAGTCCGAATATGACGACTTCATCAGCAGTGGTCTCTATCTGGTAGTGCTGTTGCATTTTTGTGAACAGAGGTTCTCTGATGTCCTGGGGGCAGTGGATGCAGCAGGGGTGAGGACACACTTTTTCAGTCCTGTATTAATTAATGCACGCCATTCAAtcataattagggctgtcaaaaagaATGCGTTGACGGctgtaattaaattaatgaaCGTAATTGACGCATGCTACACCTTTTCTACGGCGGCACAGTGTGGCGTCCCGACAGATGCACACGGTGCAGACTCTTTATTCTGACCCGAACTCAACACTCataggtctcaaactcaatttacctgggggccactgggcaaggctgggccgcatcaggttttcaaaaaaaaaaaccaacacgcatttattaaaaacagaaaaatatacaaactttttcagtgctttggttccaattttgtacaataaaagcaaaaaaatcaagaataaagaaaatcaatcaatcagtaataaataaatataataaaaataataaaacggcaaataataaaaacttaagaaaccacatatagttggtgggtagacaaattattttttcagattaaaatgaacaaagcattattagagccctgtagacatgacaaaacacgactatagtcacatttatactttttttatttacaacatattgcgcaactgcagggtcttgagacacatgctaactcgcaaactagagagctagcgacctaaacggtagccttcaagttatttcctttaaacttaaatagccaaaaacttaccacttccacacggatagggaggataactattaacagttatttaacctttaacatgaacattaatcaaacgtaataattttttctgggtacatgataccatacagcatccatatcaaacttgcgcgggccgcactaacattaaactttcatatcaaggcgggggcctcaaactcgtgtcctgcgggccacatttggcccgcgggccgcatgtttgagacccctgctcataAACACGTCTCTTCGGAAACGGGTCCTCATTGGCGTCACAAAGGTGTGAGGGGCATTCAGGGACACGCTGAAGTCTGAACATTCCAGCTTTATTATGCATGTAAAATAAaggtgaagaaaaagaaaaaaaacaatttcttaTGCtgctaaatacacaaaaaatcagTGAAATGAACTTAAATGGTTTGCTTTCTTTGAACAACAAGCCCTCTAAAACACAGTAAAAGTggccatatttcatattttgggtTCAAATACtgattagtcttttttttttttttttttactggtttgacagccctagtttcaaaatatataattgCATGTGTTAAAAACCCCcaaccatatactgtatactgcacTGTGACTCTCAGACGCCATAGTGAATGTTTTTCCAAGCATGCAACTGTTCTTCTGATTTGTGTTGATGCAAATGTGAAGATTTGAAGAGAGCCAATTCTCCCCTTTCACATCCAGTTATTTAACCTGGTGAGAATTCTTCCAGAAAACGTGGACAATCTCGAAAGTACGTTGGTCACTCTTCtctcatgtctttttttttttttgtcacgtgttGCCAACAAAGCTACACGTGTCTGACACCCTTTTGATGGCTTTTAAATCAGCTCAGCGCCTGCAAGCTCTCACTTGTTTTCTCTTCCCCTTAGACCCCCACACCCAAAGTGATGATGAGAGTGATTATGGCCGCCCTTCTATCG
The Doryrhamphus excisus isolate RoL2022-K1 chromosome 12, RoL_Dexc_1.0, whole genome shotgun sequence genome window above contains:
- the marchf7 gene encoding E3 ubiquitin-protein ligase MARCH7 isoform X2 gives rise to the protein MDSRSRRLPFCLSTSRSPYTSSPTPSSSSLGSNRLYSRDTGLNERFPRVSTTFKADVDQKSSRLLRSSRDYSNIDSHNSSWKMPTSVVAPTRPYEHLWTEFSISSRTKLADSDERLGRSSLLTSIDDGDSKRAKLAYSNRGLYSRATTTSLTGSTYNSNGHNNRATNKEKQSDPLESSWSSSCFLSRSSTSCSKPLLSSRDAETHNDPSLSGQRERRTRISELTSSLYQTDRVTSTYAQGARPKDTAYSSLSTGRESSPGHHVSSSTANRFSLARDLNNRPSSRVLTGSSSRPSSQEHADHSSSSSSSWYSTPPARPEVLLPLRPGLTGAEPQGRSSTRQLLSRLFSRSSSQDSSSSSSTLDDDSLSLESDEGSRMTAVESDSRRWQSNTSSSNHRRADLAPIRENKDCDMCAARMPSPGEPDEGSAAASGNYSWLSSSLRSRCPPLLCRLRRHARDKSASSPASLEEDLSRPQHLLRRWDDVELRASQDSNNYEEEEEEEYDDDEDEEEQGAVGLDFFGSACPRRQEEDKAPEVEDDSVGWSQLRRVPPFQNTSSTPQGGTERPLDGLTSPRTTTTSTITSSKQEKLRIIKERLLLEDSDEDEGDLCRICQMREESASNPLIQPCRCTGSLQYVHQECIKRWLCSKIGSGTDLEAITNCELCKDKLRLNIDNFDIQQLYRTHVQSEYDDFISSGLYLVVLLHFCEQRFSDVLGAVDAAGTPTPKVMMRVIMAALLSSSQTWTMTSMTIDDDDGG
- the marchf7 gene encoding E3 ubiquitin-protein ligase MARCH7 isoform X4; this encodes MDSRSRRLPFCLSTSRSPYTSSPTPSSSSLGSNRLYSRDTGLNERFPRVSTTFKADVDQKSSRLLRSSRDYSNIDSHNSSWKMPTSVVAPTRPYEHLWTEFSISSRTKLADSDERLGRSSLLTSIDDGDSKRAKLAYSNRGLYSRATTTSLTGSTYNSNGHNNRATNKEKQSDPLESSWSSSCFLSRSSTSCSKPLLSSRDAETHNDPSLSGQRERRTRISELTSSLYQTDRVTSTYAQGARPKDTAYSSLSTGRESSPGHHVSSSTANRFSLARDLNNRPSSRVLTGSSSRPSSQEHADHSSSSSSSWYSTPPARPEVLLPLRPGLTGAEPQGRSSTRQLLSRLFSRSSSQDSSSSSSTLDDDSLSLESDEGSRMTAVESDSRRWQSNTSSSNHRRADLAPIRENKDCDMCAARMPSPGEPDEGSAAASGNYSWLSSSLRSRCPPLLCRLRRHARDKSASSPASLEEDLSRPQHLLRRWDDVELRASQDSNNYEEEEEEEYDDDEDEEEQGAVGLDFFGSACPRRQEEDKAPEVEDDSVGWSQLRRVPPFQNTSSTPQGGTERPLDGLTSPRTTTTSTITSSKQEKLRIIKERLLLEDSDEDEGDLCRICQMREESASNPLIQPCRCTGSLQYVHQECIKRWLCSKIGSGTDLEAITNCELCKDKLRLNIDNFDIQQLYRTHVQTPTPKVMMRVIMAALLSSSQTWTMTSMTIDDDDGG
- the marchf7 gene encoding E3 ubiquitin-protein ligase MARCH7 isoform X1, translated to MDSRSRRLPFCLSTSRSPYTSSPTPSSSSLGSNRLYSRDTGLNERFPRVSTTFKADVDQKSSRLLRSSRDYSNIDSHNSSWKMPTSVVAPTRPYEHLWTEFSISSRTKLADSDERLGRSSLLTSIDDGDSKRAKLAYSNRGLYSRATTTSLTGSTYNSNGHNNRATNKEKQSDPLESSWSSSCFLSRSSTSCSKPLLSSRDAETHNDPSLSGQRERRTRISELTSSLYQTDRVTSTYAQGARPKDTAYSSLSTGRESSPGHHVSSSTANRFSLARDLNNRPSSRVLTGSSSRPSSQEHADHSSSSSSSWYSTPPARPEVLLPLRPGLTGAEPQGRSSTRQLLSRLFSRSSSQDSSSSSSTLDDDSLSLESDEGSRMTAVESDSRRWQSNTSSSNHRRADLAPIRENKDCDMCAARMPSPGEPDEGSAAASGNYSWLSSSLRSRCPPLLCRLRRHARDKSASSPASLEEDLSRPQHLLRRWDDVELRASQDSNNYEEEEEEEYDDDEDEEEQGAVGLDFFGSACPRRQEEDKAPEVEDDSVGWSQLRRVPPFQNTSSTPQGGTERPLDGLTSPRTTTTSTITSSKQEKLRIIKERLLLEDSDEDEGDLCRICQMREESASNPLIQPCRCTGSLQYVHQECIKRWLCSKIGSGTDLEAITNCELCKDKLRLNIDNFDIQQLYRTHVQSEYDDFISSGLYLVVLLHFCEQRFSDVLGAVDAAGLFNLVRILPENVDNLENPHTQSDDESDYGRPSIEFSDLDDDLDDY
- the marchf7 gene encoding E3 ubiquitin-protein ligase MARCH7 isoform X3 is translated as MDSRSRRLPFCLSTSRSPYTSSPTPSSSSLGSNRLYSRDTGLNERFPRVSTTFKADVDQKSSRLLRSSRDYSNIDSHNSSWKMPTSVVAPTRPYEHLWTEFSISSRTKLADSDERLGRSSLLTSIDDGDSKRAKLAYSNRGLYSRATTTSLTGSTYNSNGHNNRATNKEKQSDPLESSWSSSCFLSRSSTSCSKPLLSSRDAETHNDPSLSGQRERRTRISELTSSLYQTDRVTSTYAQGARPKDTAYSSLSTGRESSPGHHVSSSTANRFSLARDLNNRPSSRVLTGSSSRPSSQEHADHSSSSSSSWYSTPPARPEVLLPLRPGLTGAEPQGRSSTRQLLSRLFSRSSSQDSSSSSSTLDDDSLSLESDEGSRMTAVESDSRRWQSNTSSSNHRRADLAPIRENKDCDMCAARMPSPGEPDEGSAAASGNYSWLSSSLRSRCPPLLCRLRRHARDKSASSPASLEEDLSRPQHLLRRWDDVELRASQDSNNYEEEEEEEYDDDEDEEEQGAVGLDFFGSACPRRQEEDKAPEVEDDSVGWSQLRRVPPFQNTSSTPQGGTERPLDGLTSPRTTTTSTITSSKQEKLRIIKERLLLEDSDEDEGDLCRICQMREESASNPLIQPCRCTGSLQYVHQECIKRWLCSKIGSGTDLEAITNCELCKDKLRLNIDNFDIQQLYRTHVQLFNLVRILPENVDNLENPHTQSDDESDYGRPSIEFSDLDDDLDDY